One genomic window of Haliotis asinina isolate JCU_RB_2024 chromosome 4, JCU_Hal_asi_v2, whole genome shotgun sequence includes the following:
- the LOC137282410 gene encoding uncharacterized protein, with amino-acid sequence MENSCCCVRSNNTAPDSRDAKDVRKKAARFLLRLSGVQIVVSVISIITGIISIGVAVTNPTYPKINGYAIVNGILVLIAGVYGRRATEKDVVEEVGVRVRAYITIHFTLCITCISLSVLQIIFNGWAVSECFSTNLDTSYKCQPYGTANASLGLIAIILGLVLFITSVVGSTFLCSYKRVFAFMDGQDRIEHETAMLNDSKTQHESTVNTRF; translated from the exons ATGGAGAATAGCTGTTGCTGCGTCCGGTCGAATAACACCG CTCCTGATTCACGAGACGCCAAGGATGTTCGGAAGAAGGCGGCTCGGTTCCTGTTGCGTCTGTCCGGGGTTCAGATCGTCGTCAGTGTGATCTCAATAATTACCGGCATTATATCCATTGGCGTGGCTGTCACCAACCCGACGTACCCTAAGATAAACGGGTATGCGATCGTCAATGGCATTCTG GTGTTAATCGCCGGCGTCTACGGAAGGAGAGCAACGGAGAAGGATGTCGTTGAGGAAGTTGGCGTGAGAGTCCGGGCATAT ATCACCATTCACTTCACACTCTGCATTACGTGCATCTCCTTGTCCGTGCTACAAATCATCTTTAATGGTTGGGCCGTTAGTGAATGCTTCTCCACCAATCTGGATACATCTTACAAATGCCAGCCATACGGAACAGCCAATGCAAGCCTTGGTTTGATTGCGATCATCCTCGGTCTGGTTCTGTTCATCACAAGTGTCGTTGGCTCAACGTTCCTCTGTTCTTACAAGCGAGTGTTTGCATTCATGGATGGCCAGGATCGTATTGAACACGAAACAGCAATGCTAAACGACAGCAAGACCCAGCACGAGTCAACTGTTAACACACGGTTTTGA